One Bacteroidota bacterium genomic window carries:
- a CDS encoding ion transporter: MNKNPSKSRQRAPWRDKIHEVIFEADTPSGKFFDMLLITLILLSVLAVMLESVASIESEYGEIIRIAEWFFTIAFTIEYVLRLVSVDYPSKYARSFFGLVDLLAIIPTYLSVLIPGTQFLLVIRLLRILRVFRVLKLAKYMAESQVLTQALWASRRKITVFLFTVLTLIVILGSLMYFIESDENGFTSIPRSIYWAIVTMTTVGYGDISPQTPLGQALASVVMIMGYAILAVPTGIVSVEIARADADLTSTKSCHACSLEGHDQDAVFCKYCGEAL; the protein is encoded by the coding sequence TTGAACAAAAATCCGTCAAAATCCAGACAAAGGGCTCCCTGGCGAGACAAGATCCATGAGGTGATCTTCGAAGCGGATACACCGTCAGGCAAGTTCTTTGACATGCTGCTGATCACGTTGATCTTGCTGAGCGTGCTGGCTGTAATGCTGGAAAGTGTTGCCTCGATTGAATCCGAGTACGGCGAAATTATCCGGATTGCGGAGTGGTTCTTCACCATCGCATTCACCATTGAGTACGTCCTGCGATTGGTTAGCGTTGATTACCCAAGCAAATATGCACGCAGTTTCTTTGGCCTTGTGGATTTGCTTGCCATTATCCCTACCTATTTGAGTGTCCTTATCCCTGGCACGCAGTTTCTGCTTGTCATCCGGTTGCTGCGTATCTTGCGCGTATTCCGGGTGCTCAAACTGGCCAAGTACATGGCAGAATCGCAGGTACTCACGCAAGCGCTCTGGGCCAGCAGGCGTAAAATTACTGTCTTTCTGTTCACCGTCCTGACGCTGATTGTTATCCTCGGCTCCCTGATGTACTTCATCGAAAGCGATGAAAATGGCTTCACCAGTATTCCGCGCAGTATTTATTGGGCCATTGTAACCATGACGACCGTCGGGTATGGCGACATATCGCCCCAAACCCCTCTCGGCCAGGCCCTTGCGTCGGTGGTCATGATTATGGGGTACGCAATTCTTGCGGTCCCTACGGGTATTGTGAGTGTGGAAATTGCGCGTGCAGATGCAGACCTGACCTCAACCAAATCCTGCCACGCCTGTAGCCTCGAAGGCCACGATCAAGATGCTGTATTCTGTAAGTATTGCGGAGAAGCGCTCTAG